One Synechococcus sp. JA-2-3B'a(2-13) genomic window carries:
- a CDS encoding CGLD27 family protein, whose amino-acid sequence MLDPSHPIPAEQQPLRQYAELREAFPFSWPALGWIPYLKRIFGVWGAVVLAVSPLVWSSFAGDWGHFVSGSVLGANVLLGLVLLHLYLGWAYVRRRLVQAQIPYEESGWYDGAMYAKSEEELAQHRLIVRYQIDPVLQRLRRSLWGVVGLSGLVALLWPLG is encoded by the coding sequence ATGCTGGATCCCTCCCATCCCATTCCCGCTGAGCAACAGCCGCTCCGGCAATATGCAGAGCTGAGGGAAGCCTTTCCTTTTTCCTGGCCTGCTTTGGGGTGGATCCCTTACTTAAAACGAATCTTTGGGGTTTGGGGAGCTGTTGTGCTGGCGGTTTCCCCGCTGGTTTGGAGCAGCTTTGCCGGAGATTGGGGCCACTTTGTCTCTGGGTCGGTGCTGGGGGCCAATGTCTTGCTCGGCCTGGTGTTGCTCCATCTCTACTTGGGATGGGCTTATGTGCGGCGGCGCTTGGTACAAGCCCAGATTCCCTATGAAGAAAGTGGCTGGTACGATGGGGCGATGTATGCCAAGTCAGAAGAGGAGCTGGCTCAGCATCGGCTGATTGTCAGGTATCAGATTGATCCTGTGTTGCAGCGCCTGCGACGGAGCTTGTGGGGCGTAGTGGGCTTGAGTGGGTTGGTGGCCCTGCTGTGGCCTCTGGGGTAG
- a CDS encoding molybdenum cofactor biosynthesis protein MoaE produces the protein MLLTVLKTSFQITLAPLSIDRVHQEAYHPGNGAVVVMSGTVRDNTNGRPVDYLEYQAYEPMALKVFADIARQIQQRWPDANSVVIHHRIGKLRIGEISVLVAVGTPHRAEGFAACQFAIDTLKHNAPIWKKEYWRDGTSAWVSLGACELSSA, from the coding sequence ATGCTCCTGACCGTCCTGAAGACTTCCTTCCAGATTACCCTGGCTCCCCTGTCCATCGACCGTGTCCACCAAGAGGCCTACCATCCGGGCAATGGGGCCGTGGTGGTGATGAGCGGTACCGTTCGAGACAACACCAATGGCCGCCCTGTCGATTACCTGGAATACCAAGCCTATGAGCCCATGGCCCTGAAGGTCTTCGCCGATATTGCCCGACAAATTCAGCAGCGCTGGCCAGATGCCAACAGTGTGGTCATCCACCACCGCATCGGCAAGCTGCGCATTGGCGAGATCAGCGTCTTGGTGGCGGTGGGCACCCCTCATCGGGCCGAAGGGTTTGCTGCCTGCCAATTTGCCATCGACACCCTCAAGCACAACGCCCCCATCTGGAAAAAAGAATACTGGCGAGATGGCACCAGCGCCTGGGTGAGCCTTGGCGCTTGCGAGCTCTCTTCGGCATAG
- a CDS encoding adenylate/guanylate cyclase domain-containing protein: MSVTSESAATAAPYVVLKEPDGSQRKHVLSGATAWTLGRDEDNAIVLSDPSVSRQHALLQYLDNNSIYLIDLGSRNGSFVNNRRVSIPTLLQDGDHLTLGQSQLEFHSGSLASSEPSPAAKPSDTLVLQTRWLISVAVVDVRGYGQLTQQLDERLLSQVMGDWFRRGGDIIQQYGGTVDKYIGDAIMAVWFHVPQANTASLGTEAPGIHLDVKSVLQAIAKLFQMTEQLNGEFPLPSPIRLGAGVNTGSAIVRQVGNNTRQEYTALGDTVNLAFRIESATRTLNADLAISQDTYTCLAKQLGQAAACFSHQAVELKGYAHRHQVYYCDVWSLQAVLSP, from the coding sequence ATGAGCGTCACGAGCGAATCTGCCGCCACTGCCGCACCCTATGTAGTCTTAAAAGAGCCGGATGGCAGCCAAAGAAAACACGTTCTCTCGGGAGCGACCGCTTGGACCCTAGGCCGTGATGAGGACAACGCCATCGTCTTGAGCGATCCCAGCGTTTCCCGCCAACATGCCCTGCTGCAATACCTCGACAACAACAGCATCTATCTCATCGATCTGGGCAGCCGCAACGGCTCGTTTGTCAACAATCGCCGCGTCAGCATTCCCACCCTGCTGCAGGATGGGGATCACCTCACCCTTGGACAATCCCAGCTGGAGTTCCACAGCGGATCCCTGGCCAGCTCGGAACCCAGCCCTGCGGCCAAACCTTCGGACACCCTGGTTTTACAAACCCGCTGGCTGATCTCGGTGGCGGTGGTGGATGTGCGAGGTTACGGACAACTGACTCAACAACTGGACGAGCGCCTGCTTTCCCAGGTGATGGGCGATTGGTTCCGGCGGGGTGGGGATATCATTCAGCAGTACGGGGGCACTGTCGATAAATACATTGGCGATGCGATTATGGCCGTTTGGTTCCATGTGCCCCAAGCCAACACTGCTTCTCTGGGCACGGAAGCGCCGGGAATTCACCTCGATGTGAAGTCGGTTTTGCAGGCCATAGCGAAGCTGTTTCAAATGACCGAGCAGCTGAACGGTGAGTTTCCGCTGCCTTCTCCCATTCGTCTGGGGGCAGGGGTCAACACAGGCTCGGCAATCGTGCGCCAGGTGGGCAACAACACCCGCCAAGAATATACGGCTCTGGGAGATACGGTGAATTTGGCCTTTCGCATCGAGAGCGCTACCCGCACCCTCAACGCCGACCTGGCGATCAGCCAGGACACCTATACCTGCTTGGCCAAACAGCTGGGGCAGGCAGCCGCCTGCTTCTCCCATCAGGCTGTGGAGCTGAAGGGGTATGCCCACCGCCATCAGGTGTACTACTGCGATGTGTGGTCTTTGCAAGCCGTTCTCAGCCCCTAG
- a CDS encoding bifunctional riboflavin kinase/FAD synthetase translates to MHITSDLAQTLRPTAVAIGNFDGLHLGHQKVLQPIRDSLQGVRTVLTFHPHPQEVLTRRPQLLLTPPAEKLDLLAQMGFEQVVLLPFTPAFACQPPQEFIQTVLEQGLRVRHLSVGWDFCFGHRRSGNAQTLQAWGSERCIPVEVIPETKLNGERVSSSRIRAALATGEVSTAEALLGRPYRLTGEVVQGDQRGRQLGFPTANLRLPPEKFLPRDGVYSVWVDVPAAAAALPGVMNIGHRPTFAGLQHTVEVHLLDWTGDLYRQEVRVALRGFIRPERRFPTVADLIQQIQQDCQTARQQLGLAEQVGMV, encoded by the coding sequence GTGCACATCACTTCTGATCTGGCTCAAACCTTGCGACCCACCGCTGTGGCCATCGGGAACTTCGATGGCTTGCATCTGGGCCATCAGAAGGTGCTGCAGCCGATTCGAGATTCTCTTCAGGGGGTACGTACTGTCCTCACCTTTCATCCCCATCCCCAGGAAGTCTTGACGAGGCGGCCTCAGCTGTTGCTCACTCCCCCTGCCGAAAAGCTGGATCTGTTGGCGCAAATGGGCTTTGAGCAGGTGGTACTGCTCCCCTTCACCCCTGCATTTGCCTGCCAGCCCCCCCAAGAGTTTATCCAAACGGTACTTGAACAGGGCCTGCGCGTTCGCCATCTCAGCGTCGGTTGGGATTTTTGCTTTGGTCACCGTCGCTCCGGCAACGCCCAAACGCTCCAGGCTTGGGGATCCGAGCGCTGCATTCCGGTGGAGGTAATCCCGGAGACGAAACTCAACGGGGAACGGGTGAGCAGCTCTCGCATTCGAGCTGCCTTGGCGACTGGGGAGGTGTCCACCGCCGAAGCGCTCTTGGGTCGTCCTTACCGGCTAACGGGAGAAGTGGTGCAAGGGGATCAGCGGGGCCGACAACTGGGCTTTCCCACCGCCAACCTCCGCTTGCCTCCGGAGAAGTTTTTGCCCCGCGATGGGGTGTACAGCGTTTGGGTGGATGTGCCTGCTGCTGCGGCAGCTCTACCTGGGGTGATGAACATTGGCCATCGGCCCACCTTTGCCGGTTTACAGCACACCGTCGAGGTGCATCTATTGGATTGGACAGGAGATCTCTACAGGCAAGAGGTGCGGGTGGCGCTACGGGGCTTTATCCGCCCAGAGCGGAGATTTCCCACGGTGGCAGATTTGATTCAGCAAATTCAGCAAGATTGCCAAACAGCCCGCCAGCAATTGGGTTTGGCTGAGCAAGTGGGTATGGTGTAG